From Humisphaera borealis, the proteins below share one genomic window:
- the hisI gene encoding phosphoribosyl-AMP cyclohydrolase → MDATLENLKYDSNGLIPAIIQDHQTGQVLMMAWMNKDSLAKTVETGKTHFFSRSRNKLWLKGESSGHVQDVKSISTDCDKDVVLVKVEQHGAACHEGYQSCFFRTYEQGKEEWTIVGERLFDPKKVYGK, encoded by the coding sequence ATGGACGCCACCCTCGAAAACCTCAAGTACGATTCCAACGGCCTGATCCCCGCCATCATCCAGGATCACCAGACCGGCCAGGTACTGATGATGGCCTGGATGAACAAGGACTCGCTCGCCAAGACGGTCGAAACCGGCAAAACCCACTTCTTCAGCCGAAGCCGTAACAAACTCTGGCTCAAGGGCGAAAGCAGCGGACACGTGCAAGACGTCAAGTCGATCAGCACCGACTGCGACAAGGACGTCGTCCTGGTCAAGGTCGAGCAGCACGGCGCAGCCTGCCACGAAGGCTACCAAAGCTGCTTCTTCCGCACGTACGAGCAGGGCAAGGAAGAATGGACCATCGTCGGCGAACGGCTGTTCGACCCGAAGAAGGTCTACGGAAAATAG
- a CDS encoding di-heme oxidoredictase family protein, producing the protein MRLSIFRTALFLFALAVAGQGRVAEQSSSPTPVPLFDATTPLEPDTVIDTPEALITRVGDRVRDRHAREGMFHAYDHYLARYFENRTVTIEIIDRVARGGDSITYNMTSLYPLNKPNLRLFFEGKGTVAQYMNNSISREIDAHHYTLTIKQNNAEKRALKIGDRIEMEFSPFLVKAVDGVQTVGRTNYYGSALLYVVGKGGLQPWEGRGDNNDSFPMPAGALLGGMNTSHRQYSDEPKELFKQIATNIAPISVQDFMLGRRFHHTDFGNGKHSEPGNPVYAEVAGKLGERYTNNSCVACHVNNGRAAPAKVGAPMTQYLVAVGADACGSPHPTLGHALQPQARTGSPEAGVTISEWKVSGGAYGDGTPYSLQQPIYAFSGVTPQFYSVRIAPPLVGMGLLEAIDEKDVMAPNTRASAATTGTLGHERTVTDPTDGVQRIGRFGWKAGQARLKHQIASALKNDMGIVTSVYPSPDQGAQQSPAGDVAKLGDADLDKMYRYMATLAVPPRRNLDDLEAINGEKLFSTIGCAACHTPTTKTSPYHPLAELRHQTIRAFTDLRLHDMGPGLSDNMGEGNALPGEWRTTPLWGIGSTAAVSGGTESYLHDGRARTLQEAILWHGGEAETSKEAFRNLPADDRDRLVKFLKSL; encoded by the coding sequence ATGCGACTGTCGATCTTCCGTACTGCCCTGTTCCTGTTCGCCCTCGCCGTCGCCGGGCAAGGCCGTGTTGCGGAACAGAGCAGTTCCCCCACGCCGGTACCGCTGTTTGACGCAACCACCCCTCTCGAACCCGATACCGTCATTGATACACCGGAAGCGTTGATCACCCGCGTCGGCGATCGCGTTCGCGACCGCCACGCCCGCGAAGGCATGTTCCATGCCTACGACCATTACCTGGCTCGCTATTTCGAGAACCGCACCGTCACCATCGAGATCATCGACCGCGTCGCCAGGGGCGGGGACTCCATCACCTACAACATGACCTCGCTCTACCCGCTGAACAAACCCAACCTGCGCCTGTTCTTTGAAGGCAAGGGAACGGTCGCGCAGTACATGAACAACAGCATCTCCAGGGAGATCGACGCCCACCACTACACCCTGACGATCAAGCAGAACAACGCCGAGAAACGTGCCTTGAAGATCGGCGACCGTATCGAGATGGAGTTCAGCCCGTTTCTCGTCAAGGCGGTCGACGGGGTTCAGACCGTCGGACGGACGAACTACTACGGATCGGCCTTGCTTTACGTCGTGGGCAAAGGGGGACTGCAGCCCTGGGAAGGGCGCGGCGACAATAACGATTCATTCCCGATGCCGGCAGGCGCCCTGCTGGGCGGCATGAACACCTCTCACCGGCAATACTCCGACGAACCCAAAGAGCTCTTCAAGCAGATCGCCACCAACATCGCGCCGATCAGCGTTCAGGATTTCATGCTCGGCCGGCGGTTTCATCACACCGACTTCGGCAATGGCAAACACTCCGAACCCGGCAATCCCGTCTACGCGGAAGTCGCGGGGAAGCTGGGGGAGCGTTACACGAACAACAGCTGCGTCGCCTGCCATGTGAACAACGGGCGGGCCGCGCCCGCGAAGGTCGGCGCGCCGATGACGCAGTACCTGGTAGCCGTCGGCGCCGACGCCTGCGGGTCGCCCCATCCCACGCTGGGGCACGCACTTCAGCCCCAAGCCAGGACCGGATCGCCGGAAGCCGGCGTCACCATCTCGGAATGGAAGGTGTCCGGCGGAGCCTACGGCGACGGCACCCCGTATTCCCTGCAGCAACCCATTTACGCGTTCAGCGGCGTCACGCCGCAGTTCTATTCCGTCCGCATCGCCCCGCCCCTGGTCGGGATGGGCCTGCTCGAGGCGATCGACGAAAAGGACGTCATGGCTCCCAACACTCGCGCCAGCGCCGCCACGACCGGGACCCTCGGTCACGAACGCACCGTGACCGATCCGACCGACGGCGTGCAGAGGATCGGGCGGTTCGGCTGGAAGGCCGGGCAAGCCCGCCTGAAGCACCAGATCGCTAGCGCCTTGAAGAACGACATGGGCATCGTCACCTCGGTCTATCCGTCGCCGGACCAGGGCGCTCAGCAATCCCCGGCGGGCGACGTCGCCAAGCTCGGCGATGCGGATCTGGACAAGATGTACCGCTACATGGCGACGCTGGCCGTCCCGCCGCGCCGCAACCTGGACGACCTCGAGGCCATCAACGGCGAAAAGCTGTTCAGCACCATCGGCTGCGCCGCCTGCCACACGCCGACGACCAAAACCAGCCCCTATCACCCGCTGGCCGAGCTGCGTCACCAGACCATCCGTGCGTTCACCGACCTTCGGCTGCACGACATGGGCCCGGGACTGTCCGACAACATGGGCGAAGGCAACGCCCTCCCCGGCGAATGGCGCACCACGCCGCTGTGGGGCATCGGTTCAACCGCCGCCGTCAGCGGCGGCACCGAGTCGTACCTCCACGACGGCCGCGCCCGCACCCTTCAGGAAGCCATCCTCTGGCACGGCGGCGAGGCCGAAACATCGAAGGAAGCCTTCCGAAATCTCCCCGCCGACGACCGAGACAGGCTGGTGAAGTTCCTGAAATCACTGTAG
- a CDS encoding TrkH family potassium uptake protein, producing the protein MPSHREQDNFLADEPLPALPMGTVDRGYDREILAWLGLGLFALFVLGFYLMRQPGSDQGNPLNPDRAVFASVSAVTLTGLRQDLRESTFAAADSQLMPATLLVLTVGASWLTLVAAGLPACRLLGVRRNAKPVVLAATVTVLGGTILGGIPLLLTYSPLEVDGAARLPWLDAFLTSASAVGNSGVCWNRLPRADAWQTQAILLPLAVIGGLGVPVLIDLYDRLTGRSAELRYHTRLVLTLVACVYVAGFALLLMFDERFVGMIGSAFRNGGLTPTEWRSVRSIVVEASVLSLNSRSLGMPFEPATVAALPKAASWVLILLMAVGGGPAGTAGGLKLTTLFLLGRGARRGSQGERLPVECGFALFWAMGFALLVAVGYAGMLWAAPQLPPDRLLLVTVSAITNTGLSHDALSIVLVPLILLSLLMVLGRILPILILWRMASRLDQAETIP; encoded by the coding sequence ATGCCCAGCCATCGCGAGCAGGACAACTTCCTTGCCGACGAACCACTGCCGGCGCTGCCGATGGGCACAGTGGACCGCGGGTATGACCGCGAGATCCTCGCCTGGCTCGGCCTGGGGCTTTTTGCATTGTTCGTCCTCGGCTTCTACCTCATGCGGCAGCCCGGGTCCGACCAGGGCAACCCGCTCAATCCCGACCGCGCCGTCTTCGCGTCGGTCAGTGCCGTCACCCTCACCGGCCTGCGGCAGGACCTCCGCGAAAGCACCTTCGCCGCCGCCGACAGTCAGCTCATGCCGGCGACGCTGCTGGTCTTAACCGTCGGTGCGTCCTGGCTCACGCTCGTCGCCGCGGGCCTGCCGGCCTGCCGACTCCTGGGTGTCCGGCGGAACGCCAAACCCGTCGTGCTCGCCGCGACCGTCACTGTTCTGGGGGGCACGATCCTCGGCGGCATCCCCCTGCTGCTGACCTACTCTCCCCTCGAAGTCGACGGCGCCGCCCGCCTTCCCTGGCTCGACGCCTTCCTCACCTCCGCCAGCGCCGTCGGCAATTCCGGCGTCTGCTGGAACCGCCTGCCCCGCGCCGACGCCTGGCAGACCCAGGCCATCCTCCTGCCGCTGGCGGTGATCGGCGGGCTGGGTGTGCCGGTGCTGATTGACCTCTACGACCGTCTCACCGGCCGCTCCGCCGAGTTGCGCTACCACACCCGCCTGGTGCTCACGCTGGTCGCCTGCGTCTACGTCGCCGGCTTTGCCCTGCTGCTGATGTTCGACGAACGCTTCGTCGGCATGATCGGCTCGGCGTTCCGTAACGGCGGGCTCACGCCAACCGAATGGCGGTCCGTCCGCAGCATCGTTGTAGAAGCGTCCGTCCTGTCGCTCAACAGCCGATCGCTGGGCATGCCCTTTGAGCCGGCCACCGTCGCCGCGCTGCCCAAGGCCGCGTCGTGGGTGCTGATCCTGCTGATGGCCGTCGGCGGCGGGCCGGCGGGGACGGCCGGCGGGCTGAAGCTCACCACCCTCTTCCTGCTCGGCCGCGGTGCCCGACGTGGCAGCCAGGGCGAACGCCTGCCCGTCGAGTGCGGCTTCGCGCTGTTCTGGGCGATGGGCTTTGCGCTGCTCGTCGCCGTCGGCTACGCCGGCATGCTCTGGGCCGCCCCGCAGCTTCCGCCCGATCGCCTGCTGCTGGTCACCGTCAGCGCCATCACGAACACCGGCCTCTCCCACGATGCCCTGTCGATCGTCCTCGTCCCCCTCATCCTCCTGTCCCTGCTGATGGTCCTCGGGCGCATCCTGCCCATCCTCATCCTCTGGCGGATGGCCAGCCGGCTCGACCAGGCCGAAACCATTCCGTAG
- a CDS encoding adenylate/guanylate cyclase domain-containing protein, with amino-acid sequence MLDNLAQNRVLATIVFTDAVAFSARMEADEPRTVANIRRDLDYIASECAAHDGRVIKNTGDGLLMHFGSAGRAIECAMKVQSHFASAAETLPPQDCLQHRIGIHLGDVVVSESDVLGDGVNVAARILAQAEPGGICFSQTVYEVVKNRLAIKATFLGPRELKNIRESVPLYQILVAAAAQHTLASAAAPPAGGLGNVDIAALAAASAGVRQPASPKKGARVLVGVGVVATLGAAVAIGLANLNAGQPNTAIPATGNPTTAAITAPAAAINVRPEPTAAEQLTALVAGLKQRNPGFSGQVQPTFDDDAIVGLAFSTEMVKDITPVARLKRLRTLKLTGPSSTFSDLSPLQGMQLSELSIEGNSTLSDLTPLKGMPLTRLRADVTAISDLSPLAGMRLVELTLWNWRGSDLSPLRGMPLTRMNVGGNGLAIDLSPLQGAPLQFLCINITKISDISPLIGAPLKTFFCENTLVSDLSPLRNSPVEELVVWRSRVTDISTIQALPLTWLNIDFQPPRDAAILRQIKTLRRINDQPAEEFWKNVVE; translated from the coding sequence ATGCTGGACAACCTTGCGCAAAACCGCGTGCTCGCCACCATCGTCTTCACTGACGCCGTGGCGTTCAGCGCCCGCATGGAGGCCGACGAGCCGCGCACCGTTGCCAACATCCGGCGCGACCTCGACTACATCGCTTCCGAATGTGCCGCCCACGACGGCCGGGTCATCAAGAACACCGGGGACGGACTGCTCATGCACTTCGGCTCGGCCGGGCGGGCGATCGAATGTGCGATGAAGGTGCAGAGCCATTTCGCCAGCGCCGCCGAAACGCTGCCGCCACAGGACTGCCTGCAACACCGCATCGGCATTCACCTAGGAGACGTGGTGGTCTCCGAGAGCGACGTGCTCGGCGACGGGGTGAACGTCGCCGCCCGCATCCTGGCCCAGGCCGAGCCCGGCGGCATCTGCTTTTCGCAGACGGTCTATGAGGTCGTGAAGAACCGCCTGGCGATCAAGGCGACGTTCCTGGGCCCGCGCGAACTGAAGAACATCCGCGAGTCGGTGCCGCTCTACCAGATCCTGGTCGCGGCCGCCGCACAGCACACGCTCGCGTCGGCCGCCGCGCCGCCGGCGGGCGGCCTCGGCAATGTCGATATCGCCGCCCTGGCCGCAGCGTCGGCCGGCGTGCGTCAGCCAGCGTCGCCGAAGAAAGGCGCGCGCGTCCTGGTCGGCGTCGGGGTCGTCGCGACGCTGGGCGCTGCCGTCGCGATCGGCCTGGCCAACCTCAACGCCGGGCAGCCAAACACCGCCATTCCCGCCACCGGGAATCCCACCACCGCGGCGATAACAGCCCCCGCCGCCGCCATCAATGTCCGCCCCGAGCCGACCGCCGCCGAACAGCTCACCGCGCTGGTCGCGGGTCTCAAGCAGCGCAACCCCGGGTTCAGCGGCCAGGTCCAACCCACGTTCGACGACGACGCCATCGTCGGGCTGGCCTTCTCCACCGAGATGGTGAAAGACATCACGCCCGTCGCCCGGCTCAAGCGGCTGCGGACGTTGAAGCTGACCGGGCCGTCGTCCACATTCAGCGATCTGTCCCCGCTGCAGGGCATGCAACTGTCCGAGCTTTCGATCGAGGGCAACAGCACGCTGAGCGACCTGACGCCACTGAAGGGCATGCCGCTCACAAGACTTCGCGCCGACGTCACCGCCATCTCCGACCTCAGCCCACTCGCCGGCATGCGGCTGGTCGAACTCACGCTCTGGAACTGGCGCGGGTCAGACCTCTCGCCGCTCCGCGGCATGCCCCTGACGCGAATGAACGTCGGCGGAAACGGACTGGCGATCGACCTGTCGCCGCTCCAGGGCGCGCCGCTGCAGTTTCTGTGCATCAACATCACGAAGATTTCGGACATCAGCCCGCTCATTGGCGCGCCGCTGAAGACCTTCTTCTGCGAAAACACGCTCGTTTCAGACCTGTCGCCGCTGCGCAACTCGCCGGTCGAGGAACTGGTCGTCTGGCGGAGCCGCGTCACCGACATCTCCACGATCCAGGCCCTGCCGCTGACCTGGCTGAACATCGACTTTCAGCCACCTCGGGACGCCGCGATCCTGCGCCAGATCAAGACGCTTCGCAGGATCAACGACCAGCCGGCAGAAGAGTTCTGGAAGAACGTGGTTGAGTAA
- a CDS encoding transposase, with protein MPRTARSIAAGGFYHVLNRGNGRQKLFLRAGDYDAFCGILAEGLRRYPVKLYGWCLMPNHWHLVLSPKNADSIGRLLGWVGVTHVRRHHTHYHTVGGGHLYQGRFKSFPIEGGRHFRAVCRYVEANPRRAKLVRRAQDWRWSSLAAHVDPSTARPDDVAADDWPALTRWPGGKPADWAAWVNKPIEVAEAEAMKLSIARGRPYGSAKWIAATAKKLGLEYTLRDRGRPRKAREDDEEE; from the coding sequence ATGCCACGCACCGCCCGCTCCATCGCCGCCGGGGGATTTTACCACGTGCTCAATCGGGGCAACGGACGCCAGAAGCTCTTCCTCAGGGCCGGCGACTACGACGCGTTCTGCGGCATTCTCGCCGAAGGGCTTCGGCGGTACCCCGTCAAACTGTACGGCTGGTGCCTGATGCCCAACCACTGGCACCTGGTTCTGTCGCCGAAGAACGCCGATTCGATCGGTCGGCTGCTGGGGTGGGTCGGCGTTACGCACGTGCGGCGGCATCATACCCACTACCACACCGTCGGCGGCGGGCACCTGTACCAGGGGCGGTTCAAGAGCTTTCCGATCGAAGGGGGCAGGCACTTCCGGGCCGTCTGCCGGTATGTCGAGGCCAACCCCCGCCGGGCGAAGCTCGTCCGTCGGGCCCAGGACTGGCGATGGAGCAGCCTCGCGGCCCACGTCGATCCATCGACCGCGCGGCCGGACGATGTCGCCGCCGACGACTGGCCGGCACTGACGCGCTGGCCCGGCGGGAAGCCGGCGGACTGGGCGGCGTGGGTGAACAAGCCAATCGAGGTCGCCGAGGCCGAGGCGATGAAGCTGAGCATCGCCCGGGGCAGGCCGTACGGTTCGGCGAAGTGGATCGCGGCAACCGCGAAAAAGCTCGGCCTGGAGTACACCCTCCGCGACCGCGGCCGGCCGAGGAAGGCACGGGAGGACGACGAGGAAGAGTGA
- a CDS encoding cyclase family protein encodes MRSISLTVVAMLMVFTGCATGGKPGGANHGAGGDPSPRPVAIDPAKVIDLSYAFGDQTIYWPTAEPFKLRRVAYGRTPGGYFYAANNISMAEHGGTHMDAPIHFAEGKRTSGEVPLSNCIGPAAVIDVRGACAADADYLLTVDDLLGWERSHGRLPRGAIVVMHSGWGERWPDKKRYLGTDVPLDVDNLRFPGFSPEAATFLVTQRDVAAIAVDTASVDRGQSKDFRVHQIMNGANKPMFENVANVGRLPPAGATFIALPLKIENGSGGPARIIAVGE; translated from the coding sequence ATGCGATCCATCTCCCTGACGGTCGTGGCGATGCTGATGGTCTTCACGGGGTGTGCGACGGGTGGCAAACCGGGTGGCGCCAACCATGGCGCTGGGGGTGACCCATCGCCGCGACCGGTCGCGATCGACCCGGCGAAGGTGATCGACCTGTCTTACGCGTTCGGCGATCAGACGATCTACTGGCCGACCGCCGAGCCTTTTAAGCTGCGGCGGGTTGCCTACGGCCGCACGCCGGGCGGGTACTTCTACGCCGCCAACAACATCAGTATGGCCGAGCACGGCGGCACGCACATGGATGCGCCGATTCATTTCGCCGAGGGCAAACGCACCAGCGGCGAGGTTCCCCTGTCCAACTGCATCGGCCCGGCCGCCGTCATCGATGTGCGGGGCGCCTGCGCCGCCGACGCCGACTACCTGCTGACCGTGGACGACCTGCTGGGCTGGGAGCGGAGCCATGGCCGGCTCCCGCGCGGCGCGATCGTCGTCATGCACAGCGGCTGGGGCGAGCGGTGGCCGGACAAGAAGCGGTATCTGGGCACCGATGTGCCGCTGGACGTGGACAACCTGCGGTTCCCCGGCTTCTCCCCCGAGGCGGCGACGTTTCTGGTGACGCAGCGCGACGTCGCCGCGATCGCGGTGGACACGGCGAGCGTGGACCGCGGGCAGTCGAAGGATTTCCGGGTGCATCAGATCATGAACGGCGCGAACAAGCCGATGTTCGAGAACGTCGCCAACGTGGGCCGGCTTCCGCCGGCGGGGGCGACGTTCATCGCGTTGCCGTTGAAGATCGAGAACGGGAGCGGGGGGCCGGCGCGGATTATTGCGGTGGGGGAGTAG
- a CDS encoding lipase family protein: protein MVHVHRSLLLNIKSALLACLLAAVVSSIAGCAKSEGVVAPVSEQVHVAAAADTTSNEISAKESVPQRPAAPTGLRIVASEVPEAAPQAVAAPASIGSVLMVNQWLRSSQYLQSDNKRFTLALSPDGELVLYDSTNPIWNQGPKGTKGHYAIEMQTDGNLVMYSYANADLTGRLGAVWASGEKPAATAKTQGQCYLKLHDNGALTIRAGLPGANGAEIWSSGSLPTLEIDGKWTEYHIENNKLAWSRPVTINRTKDGMRFERDRGPENASKTENPNVFTQSADSGDVLTWEFITVGDATIDLGASARTDGLERKRFLKRWPDGMDLAGRAISQVVKEYGNMTVSGEGSEDRIRRLFMEVTPDCKYTFFYRVGRFQQTILIASNANSAVVAFRGSDYSIGSLHRVLNGEEAPHWLAKPVTPDGFRFANVHDGWSSAANEIFPLIVAEMARQQAAGKSITIAGHSMGGAVSGYLTYRLMAETQLFQPGKDHRLVTFGAPRYASGDFAKEFKVQAAKKSLRAFSYEMAGDNTPYDWSKYFAIYTSILGSRLGLLYIDALGTMISTWTPDSDKHGAVNYLSSVASNKLNDFVRTIHAGIFVTRYSLQWTRPDWVTESATGVGEVNIPIAQGSTRISMKLESMVGPMAKPYFFWGPVQPGRYIITGDPLYPRVYQN from the coding sequence ATGGTTCACGTCCACCGCTCTTTGCTCTTGAATATCAAGAGTGCTTTGCTGGCTTGCCTTCTAGCGGCGGTCGTATCGTCAATCGCCGGCTGCGCAAAGTCGGAAGGGGTCGTGGCACCTGTGTCTGAACAGGTGCACGTCGCCGCCGCCGCCGATACGACGTCCAATGAAATCTCCGCCAAGGAGTCTGTGCCGCAGCGCCCGGCGGCGCCGACTGGCCTTCGTATCGTTGCGTCAGAGGTGCCAGAGGCCGCTCCCCAGGCAGTGGCCGCTCCAGCTAGTATTGGAAGCGTCCTGATGGTTAATCAGTGGCTGAGGTCTTCGCAGTATCTGCAGTCCGACAACAAACGATTCACACTCGCCCTGTCCCCCGATGGCGAACTCGTCCTCTATGACAGTACGAATCCGATCTGGAACCAGGGCCCCAAAGGAACCAAAGGCCACTACGCCATCGAGATGCAGACCGACGGCAACCTCGTCATGTACAGCTACGCCAACGCAGACCTCACTGGTCGACTTGGCGCGGTGTGGGCATCCGGCGAAAAGCCAGCGGCGACCGCCAAGACGCAAGGCCAGTGCTATCTCAAACTGCATGACAACGGGGCGCTTACGATCCGTGCCGGACTGCCCGGTGCCAACGGCGCCGAAATCTGGTCGTCAGGCTCCCTGCCGACGCTGGAGATCGACGGCAAGTGGACCGAGTATCACATCGAGAACAACAAACTGGCTTGGTCCCGCCCAGTCACCATCAACCGAACCAAAGACGGAATGCGATTCGAGCGCGACCGGGGGCCGGAAAACGCAAGCAAGACCGAAAATCCGAACGTTTTCACCCAATCGGCGGACAGTGGGGATGTGCTGACGTGGGAGTTCATCACCGTGGGCGACGCCACAATCGACCTGGGCGCGTCAGCCAGGACGGACGGGCTGGAACGCAAAAGATTCCTCAAGCGCTGGCCGGACGGTATGGATCTGGCGGGCAGAGCGATTTCGCAAGTCGTCAAAGAATATGGCAACATGACGGTATCGGGCGAGGGAAGTGAAGATCGAATCCGACGGCTGTTTATGGAAGTCACGCCGGACTGCAAGTACACATTCTTTTATAGAGTCGGTCGGTTTCAGCAGACCATCCTGATCGCGTCGAACGCGAACTCCGCAGTGGTCGCGTTCCGAGGTTCAGACTATTCGATTGGGTCGCTCCATCGAGTGCTCAATGGTGAAGAAGCGCCGCATTGGCTTGCCAAGCCAGTGACTCCGGACGGGTTCCGCTTCGCGAACGTCCACGACGGGTGGAGCTCGGCTGCGAACGAGATCTTTCCACTTATCGTCGCGGAGATGGCCCGGCAACAAGCCGCAGGAAAATCCATCACGATTGCCGGTCACAGCATGGGCGGAGCAGTTTCCGGCTACTTGACCTATCGGCTGATGGCAGAAACCCAACTGTTCCAGCCGGGTAAGGATCACCGGCTGGTCACGTTCGGGGCCCCTCGCTATGCGAGCGGCGACTTCGCCAAAGAGTTCAAAGTTCAGGCAGCGAAGAAGTCCCTCCGCGCTTTCAGCTATGAGATGGCCGGTGACAACACGCCTTACGACTGGTCGAAGTACTTTGCCATCTACACCAGCATTTTGGGCAGCCGATTGGGGCTCCTTTATATCGACGCGCTGGGGACGATGATCAGCACATGGACGCCCGACAGCGACAAGCATGGAGCCGTGAACTATCTCTCGTCGGTGGCGTCAAACAAGTTGAATGACTTCGTGCGAACGATTCACGCCGGCATCTTTGTCACCAGGTACAGCCTCCAGTGGACCAGACCGGATTGGGTCACTGAATCCGCGACGGGCGTGGGCGAGGTGAATATTCCGATCGCCCAGGGCTCGACCCGGATCAGCATGAAGCTGGAATCGATGGTGGGGCCCATGGCAAAGCCCTACTTCTTCTGGGGGCCGGTGCAACCGGGTCGCTATATTATTACGGGAGATCCGCTATACCCTCGTGTTTACCAGAATTGA
- a CDS encoding PEP-CTERM sorting domain-containing protein has protein sequence MGGDTVAGIRRFRHHRWLRHPWHHQWILCQQRHKQVQGGTADQNGVIQVTAIQLNANANLNVGSGGEVLGGFGTNGAIGINSRSSGTIRITGGTITGGPADRSSGAALSLGGTGPVFISGGDLMGGASGLGLENYGSGQVWITGGRFSTSSGAGGTSIFTTRFFNTTTNQAELGGVVTILGGQIESSVSGLRWGLGANPLGTIALFSQNDTPFLVNGVPMNHTSIPLMPGTNTISGTLYNGDVLDTTFYNDFSGTGVGGSILLNVGTVPEPSTMLILAFGVVALQRRRPGRR, from the coding sequence GTGGGCGGCGACACTGTCGCTGGGATCCGGCGATTCCGTCACCATCGATGGCTCCGGCACCCGTGGCACCATCAGTGGATCCTCTGTCAACAACGGCACAAGCAGGTACAGGGCGGCACTGCCGACCAGAACGGAGTTATCCAGGTCACGGCGATCCAACTTAACGCCAACGCGAACCTCAATGTCGGTTCCGGCGGTGAAGTGTTGGGCGGATTTGGGACAAACGGGGCCATCGGAATCAATAGCAGAAGCTCCGGCACGATCAGAATCACCGGCGGCACCATAACGGGTGGGCCTGCCGACCGATCATCGGGCGCGGCACTCAGCCTTGGCGGCACCGGGCCTGTTTTCATCTCCGGTGGTGACCTTATGGGTGGAGCTTCCGGCCTCGGGCTGGAAAACTACGGCTCCGGCCAGGTCTGGATTACGGGTGGACGCTTCTCGACGAGCTCGGGTGCGGGCGGAACCTCGATCTTCACGACGCGTTTTTTTAACACGACGACCAATCAGGCTGAACTCGGCGGTGTGGTGACCATTCTCGGCGGGCAGATCGAGAGTTCCGTGTCGGGCCTGAGGTGGGGCCTGGGCGCCAACCCGCTCGGCACCATCGCCCTCTTCAGCCAGAACGACACGCCCTTCCTCGTCAATGGCGTTCCGATGAACCACACGTCGATCCCGCTCATGCCGGGCACTAATACCATCAGTGGCACCCTATACAACGGCGACGTGCTCGACACGACCTTCTACAACGACTTCAGTGGTACTGGCGTCGGTGGCAGTATTCTCCTGAACGTTGGCACGGTCCCCGAGCCCTCGACAATGCTGATCCTCGCGTTCGGCGTCGTTGCGCTGCAACGCCGGCGTCCAGGTCGTCGATGA
- a CDS encoding peptidoglycan recognition protein family protein: protein MAMSLRRLPCFKLLSCASALLSVVGCAQRTGPVEMVDRHPQPQVTQSPAWTPPKPGPVQTPPQVVKPQPKPPVAQVPVPSGVPRDWVPTVASRNWKWIVVHHSATPVGGAARFNKEHIAKGWDELGYHFVIGNGTDTGNGAIEVGSRWAKQKQGAHCKTADNKFNDFGIGICLVGNFDQTRPSEAQLRSLAKLIAYLQQTYHVSNKEIIGHGDAKATDCPGRNVQMAIIRRMSAAALADRGAVAPADVAPASVARTASAQAGGELMYEPVRK from the coding sequence ATGGCAATGTCGCTGCGAAGGCTCCCCTGTTTCAAGTTGCTGTCTTGCGCTTCGGCGCTGTTGTCGGTGGTCGGCTGCGCGCAGCGAACGGGCCCCGTCGAGATGGTGGACCGGCATCCTCAGCCGCAGGTGACGCAGTCGCCGGCGTGGACGCCGCCCAAGCCCGGCCCGGTGCAGACCCCGCCGCAGGTGGTCAAGCCGCAGCCCAAGCCGCCGGTGGCGCAGGTTCCGGTGCCGTCGGGCGTGCCGCGGGACTGGGTGCCGACGGTGGCGTCGCGCAACTGGAAGTGGATCGTGGTGCACCACAGCGCCACGCCGGTGGGCGGGGCGGCGCGGTTTAACAAGGAACATATCGCCAAGGGCTGGGACGAGCTGGGCTATCACTTTGTGATCGGCAACGGCACCGATACCGGCAACGGCGCGATCGAGGTCGGCTCACGCTGGGCCAAGCAGAAGCAAGGTGCCCACTGCAAGACGGCGGACAACAAGTTCAACGACTTCGGCATCGGCATCTGCCTGGTGGGGAACTTCGATCAGACCCGCCCGAGCGAGGCGCAGTTGCGGTCGCTGGCGAAGCTGATCGCGTATCTCCAGCAGACGTACCATGTGTCGAACAAGGAAATCATCGGGCACGGCGACGCCAAGGCGACCGACTGCCCGGGACGCAACGTGCAGATGGCGATCATCCGGCGGATGAGCGCGGCGGCGCTGGCCGACCGGGGCGCGGTCGCCCCGGCGGATGTAGCGCCGGCATCGGTGGCCCGGACGGCATCGGCCCAGGCGGGCGGAGAGCTGATGTACGAGCCAGTGCGGAAGTAG